The following is a genomic window from Niabella soli DSM 19437.
TGGGAAAACGTATAGATGAAAGTGCGTTTAACCAAACCTTGGTACCATCTGCTAAGGTGATCTGGTATTGCCCTCCCCGGGGCGTGGTAATGGTATTATAAAGTGGTGTTCCCTGTTTTTCATTTCCCATATCATATGCCAGGGCACCGTTGTTCAGCTTAATGATACGGGTAGTTCCCTGCATTCCCAGCATGCCATTTTGGGCAGTGTCCAGCACCACTACCTCCCCGTTGGCAAGGGTCAGCGATGCCCGGTTCCCCCCGGGCCGGATGGTGTGTTGCGCCCTGCTTACCACAGGTTGCTCTTTCACTATCTTATCCCCACTACTGAAATGCAATACAAGAAAATAGCCCGCCAGTGCAACGGTTATCAAAACCGCGGCCGCTGAAAGCCCTGTTTTTAAAGTCCGGGAAATAGAAAACCGGCCCCTGGCAACCTTCAGCGCCTGGCCTTCTTTATTTATATGCCTTTCAATCTTTTCCCAAACTTCTGCTGCCGCGGTTTCCTGCACAGCAATTTTCTCTGCAGAAAAAATCGCCCGTAATTGTTCCTCCGCCTCCCGCATCTGGTCAAGGTTTGGAGGGGCCGTGTGTATCCATTCTCTCCAAAAGGCAGATGCATGTTCACTATTGTCTCTTATCCATTCGATAAAAAAAGGGTCTTCCAGGAACGCTCCGGCAGTATATGTATTATAGTTTTTATTCATTTAAGCCAATCGTTTGCAGGCATCCGCTAATAAAGGACAGTGCGATTGCATTTTTTACCCCATCAAAACGGATCTTTTTTTAAAATTTTTCTGTTTTTATTATTTAGCAGCGCTAAGCGAATATTTCCCGGCAACAAGCAGTTAATAAACCGAGCAGCAAAATATCAGACACATGTAATAGTTGTTTCAAGGTATCAAGACCTCTCGCCTTTAGCTTGTACACCGCTTTAAGAGAGCTGTTCATTATTCTGGCTATTTCCTCATAGTCCAGTTCTTCAAAATAACGCAGATAGATGAGCTCCTTTTGTTTGGGTGTTAGCTGGTTGAGTGCGGCCAGTAATTTTTGTGTTTGTAATAAGTGTGATTCCCTGGCGATATATTTTGATTCGGCAGAAAATACCATTTCAAATTCATCCTTCATCTCCAGCGACCGTACTGGTCTTTTACTGCTTTGCTGTATTTTATTATACAATGCAGACCGGAGCGATACCAGCAGATAGGGTTTTATTTTTGTGATGTTCTCAAAATTGGATCGGTTAGTCCATATTTTTATAAAAAGATCCTGTATGGTATCTTTTACCAGTTCTTCATTGGCCGTAATCCGCACGCCATATTCATACAAGCTTTTGAAATGGTTAAAATAGATATTGGCAAGCGCCTCCTGTTTTCCTTCCTTTAAGGATTGCCATAAATGATAGTCATCCTTTATATCTTCTGCCGGCATACCGCTTTTAAATAAGGAGGAAGATACATCTTTTATCGAAAGAAAAACAAAGTGCGTTTTGTTTCGCAAACTTTCTAGCCGTCACCGGTATCCCCTGCACACAGGCTATTGGGAGGATAACATTACCTGATCGCCGTAACCAAGTATTGGCGTAATTTTATTGCTTAATAGTAAAACAATAGCGATGGCAGTACCTGCAACTATTTTAAAAGAATTAGAAGTGCCTTATAAGGTCACAAAGGAAAACGTTGAAGCCTATAACAAGAACCGGTTTATAAAACTAAAGCACGTATTGTCTGCCGGGGCCATTGCGGTTTTCAATGAAATAATCGCCGCGCAGGTTGATAAAATGAATACCGTTACAACCGCGCTGGCGCAAAGAGATACCTATGGTAAGGCTTTTTTACAGTTGTTTAATTTATGGCGGGAAAACGCCGATATAAGATCGCTGATATTCAGCAGGCGGCTTGGAAAAATTGCTGCTGATCTGATGCAGGTGGAAGGTGTACGGATGTACCACGATCAGGCATTATTTAAAGAAGGCGGCGGCGGTATTACGCCCTGGCATGCCGATCAATATTACTGGCCGCTGGAAACAGACAAAACCATTACGGCCTGGATCCCCTTGCAGGAAACCCCGCTGGAAATGGGTCCTTTGGAATTCAGCGCCGGCAGTCATCAGATCATTGAAGGACGCGATTTATCGATCGGCGATGAAAGTGAAACCTTTATGGAGCAGCGTTTAAAAGTGACGGATTTTGAACATATCATTGAGCCTTTTGATGCGGGTGAAGTAAGCTTTCATTCCGGCTGGGTGTTTCACCGGGCCGGGGCCAACACTACCCCCGGTACCCGACGGGCGATGACCATTATTTATATGGACCGCGACATGAAATTAATAGCTCCGAAAAATAAAAACCAGCAACTGGATTGGGACACCTGGTGCCCGGGAGCAGCTATTGGCGCGGTCATTAATACACCGATGAATCCGGTTTTATACGACCGGAATCAATTGTAGTGTTAAGTGAAACGTGAAGAGGAACAGGTTTCACTTAACGTTCAATTCTATATCACTAAAAACAAAAAGGCGCCCGTAAAGACTTACAGCGCCGGATTGCTTATGTTATATTTTTATTTCAGAGCTTTATGGTAACGCCCATATTAAGAAAATAGTCGGCAAAAGCTGCATCACCGTTCACTTTTTTGCCTGTATCCTCCGATATCAATTTATCAGCATAGCTTTGGATGCGATTCCGCTGCAGCGCTACCGGGGCGGATAAATAGATGCTCGTCTTCCTGACGGTGTAAGCAATAACGGGCTCTGCAGATAATATATAGCCCGGTCTTCTGAATCCTTTGCTTCCACCGATAAGATCATTTGCGGGAAGCCCTTCAATACGAAGGCCGGCAGACGCATTAAAACCGCCAGACATAAAAGAGGCCCCCACCCTGGCCAGGTATTGATCGGGCACGCTCATTGTGTTGGTGTAATACCGGAGAGCATTAGCACTAACGGCACTGCCCCTGCTGGTGGAAACGCCATTTTGTTCCACCGGGCTAAGCAGGTAATAGGCCGTAGCGTACAGTCCTATTTTGTGATTGAAGTTATAGAACCCGTTCAGCTCGGTAATGATGCCCGTGCCACCGTCGCCCAACTGGATGGATTGATCTACCGGGCCCATCACTGCACTATCGGCGCCAGCCACCGTTTGCTTGTGAAAATAATCCTGCACGTTATAATTTCCTGTTGGCAGTTTAATCCCTAACCCGGCCTGTATATTTCCTTTGTGTGATTGATGCGGATTTAACAGCCATTTGTATCCCACAATGCGTATATCGCCCAATCCGAATGATTTTGTTGAACGGCGCGCATCAGGCGAAGTGCTGCTGTTGCCGTAATGTTCATACAGGGAGGAACGGGTATTGCTGTTTACCGGGATCGTAACCGCCAGTGACCAGCTTGCGTTAAAATTACGGGTCAGGGTCATGTCCAGGGTATAGGAATGATTAATTACCTCGGTACCATTCTCTTCCCTTTGTTTTTGCTCCTCGGTGCCCACAAAATGTTTATACGAACGGAAATACCGGTTATTAAAATTCAGTTGCCACCCTTTTGCCTCTTCGGGTTGTAACAGGGTGCAGGTATTTCCATTACTTCTTACCGCCACACAACCTTGCGCAGCCGACTCCTGATAAACCACCAGGCTTATCAGGAACATTAGCAAAGAATATTTCATTAATTAGTTTTAGTTTTTATGAATTTCAGTCGCTGAACGATCAAATCGCCCACTTTTTTTCCGTACTCCGTACTAATAATGCAGGAATGATGATAATGGATGCCGCCGTAAAAACGCGCCCAATTATTTTCAATAGCAGCCGCCCGGAAGGAAGGATAAGAACGATTGGCAATGCCAAACTCCAGCTCGGAAGAATCGGTATAGGCAAAATTATCCCCAAACACTTTGGTTAATGCCTCTGCATTTGCAGCAGAAACCGTAGAATGGCCACAGGTATATTCGGGGAAGGGGGGCGTTTGCAGCAACGGCCGCCAATCGGGGTTGATGTACTTATTGATTACTGTTTCCGGCCGTACTGTATTGTATCTGAATTTCGCTTCCCAGCACTGGATAAAAGCGTCAAATTGAGCAATAGCCATAATGGTGTAAGCATACACGGTTTTGGCATAATCGGCCTTTGCTTTTTGAGCGGCAATGCCCGCAATGCTCATCCAATGACCGGCGGGGGAAAACTTTTTAGTACCAAACATCACATGGCCCGACACATTTAATTTAAAAGGATTATCATCCCAGAAATTGGCAATATGCTTTTGCTCGTCGGTCAGGCTGTCGCCCGCATTCTTAATTGCCATTACTTCCTTGTAGTAGGGACTGTTTTTATCCTTTACATTAAAAGTGTATTGCGGCGGGGGTATAAATTGTGTGGCGCTATCCAACACCAACGGGCGAATCTCATCCCAATGCGGTTCCAATGCCGATGTGTAAGCAGGCGGGGTAGGTATCCATCGTCCTTCTTCATTAGTAATAGTATACTTGGGCGCACTGCGGGTTTCGGCATAATTATCTTTTTTACTCCATGCCATGATAGCTGCCGTGATGGTATCTGCAAATAACCGGGTTGCCTGCATGTCCGCTTTGGTCATACCCATATCCACTATCTTTTTCTTCAGGCTGTCAACATATTCTTTCATACTTCCCGCCGGAAATGTAACCGCCTCCCCTACTTTACAAAATGCCAATAAGGAAGCAAAATTGAAGTCGATCTTTCCGTTGGTAGTATCCGGCTTCGGTAAAGTGTGCAGGCCTTTTACCTGACCGGCAAGGGAGTAATACTGATCCGGATAACCCGCCGCAATAACTTCATAGGCGGCAACACTTGCATACATATAATTCCTCGACGCAGTTATAGGTGCAAAATTATTGCCCATTACCACGGTATTCAATTCGTGAACGGCCTGGCTGAAAACAAGCGGATCGGCAGTATATTTTTTATACCCGTTGTTTGTTTGCGTGCATGAAATAAAAACTACTGTAGCCGCAATTGCAGCAATAAATAAATTTTTCACTGATTTTTTTTCTGATTGATAAAATACCGGCAAAAACTTCACTGTTGTTCAGCAAACAATAGTCGCTCACCGGCCGGGATAAACATGAAACGCGCAGACAGCTTATGAAAACAGGCAATGATGTGCCCGCCATCTAAAAGTGCATCGTTTCAATAAAAATTCAGGATTGAAGATCCGGAGGTTGTGCCGGAGCCTTCAGAAACGCCTCGGGCAGCGCTATTCTCAGTTTTGGAAAAACCGGGCTTAAACAACGAGTGGGTAACGCAGCAATATCAAAAGAAGAAACGGTATCATCATAGTCGCCCAGGCTTAGTTTTACAGTGGTGCTCTGTTTTTTATCCTGCCGGGAGCCGTCGAGGCCATTAATGTCTTTGAAGAACTCATTGGCTTTTGCGGTGATCCGGCGCTTCGAATCATTGGGAATACACTTCAATACCAGTGCTCCGTTCTCTATTTTGCGCTTTACATAACGGTAATACTGGCCGTGAAATTCAATTTCCCCATAATGCCGTTCATATTCCGGCTGATCCGTAATATAGGGCATATTCAGGGGTACGCGAATTTCGATCAATGCAGCTTCATCGTAGTCGTTCCGGTCGATCTTTGCCTCCAGCCGCTGATCCGCATTGTGTGTCAACCATGTGGTCATAATCCGGTACCCTGCCCAGTTAAAAGCAAGTAACAGAAATAATATTATGGCGGTTATCGTTTTCAACATTTGTGTACCTTCAACACATCGTTAACAAATTAACAAAATAATTAGTATTTGGCCAATAATTTTTTTAGGCCGCTTTATCTGCGGCCTGGCATCATTATCCAGAGCAAATATTTGATATTTTTGTTTATTGTTTTTGAAACTATTTTATTTATGAAGCGGGCGGTCTTTGTCACTATATCTTTCTTAATCCTTGTCGTTTTTATTTACTCTTTTGTTCCTGCCAGAGGCGGTTTTGAACAAACGACACCTATTGGCGCGCCGGTAAGTGCCCTGCGACGGTATATGGCCACCCCGGGCAATCTCAGGCAATGGTGGCCGGGTGTTTTTATAAATGATTCAACCATCAGCTATAAAAACTGCCGGTACCAGATCAAACAGATTTCCCTTTCCGGTTTGCTTTTCACTGTCTTTTCCGGGAAAGATTCGCTGCAGGGCAGCCTCCAATGCCAGGAGATGGACCAGGGCAAAACACCGCTTTTATGGAACTGCACCCTTCACTACTCCAATAACCCGGTGAGTAAAACGAATCAGTTACTCCGTATGAGCGTGTTTAAAAATAATATCCGGGAATTAACACAGGAGGTGAAAAGGTTTTTTGAAAACCCTGAAAATATTTACGGATGCAAAATAGTGCGACAGAAGGTAACCGATTCCGTATTACTTGTTACACAACGCAGTTTTAACCATCAGCCTGCCACAGCGGAGCTCTACAGCATTATTTCAGATCTGAAAAAATATGCAAAAAAGTATCCGGTTGCGGTGACGAATTACCCGATGCTCAACATTAATAACGCGGCGTCTTCGGTTTTTATAGCCACTGTTGCCCTGCCCATCGAAAAAGAAATACCAACAGACCCTGCATTTATGATAAAGAAAATGGTTTTGGGGAATATTTTGATGGTTGAGGTAAAAGGAGGGCCGGGGGCAATAGCGCAACATCGGAAAGCATTGCTTCAGTTTGTAAATGATAATCACCTCGTATCTCCGGCCATGCCGTTTGCCTCTCTGGTTACCGACCGGGCAGCCGCCCCCGACAGCACCCAATGGATCACCCGGTTATATTATCCTGTTTATTAGGGGCTCAGGTGTTTGTCAGCCGGTAAGGCGTGAAGACGGTAAGCTTTGATAATAAACGGGGATCAAAATTATTTTTAAGGGGTGTACCTATGGCACACCAAATGATCTGCGGCCGTAACCTGTCTACCAATCGGTTGTTCCAATGGAACAAGACAGACCAAAACGGTTCTGATAATGAACCGGTATCAAAATTATCATACCGGACTTACGGATTCTCCTTCATTGTGATCAAAGCAGGTGGGGTGCTCGTTAGCTAAGAGCAATAGCAGGCCTGGCTTGCTTTCGAAATGGATCGTGCCGATGGCACTCAATTCCCTATATTTGGCTCATTACTTCGGAATAAATTCCGAAGTTACCTGAAGAACGCAAGCCTCTGGCTTTCTGTCACATTGAGCATATGATTAAACTTGTTGAGACCTCCAGTCAGTAAACGTTGAAGAGGCGTAGCCTCGGTTTAATGGATTAACAAGGAACTTTAGTTTCTTGTTAAGAGCGCGCAACTAAAAGTAGAGAGCCATCGGCCCGGCCTATAAGCTGATCCTGCAGCGATACCCCATTAGTCAATCAGCATCACAAGTATTTTAATAAAATTGATACCGGTTTATTCTGATTCCCGGAAGCTTTGTATTGGGACCCCTTAAATTAAATAATGCCTTCGGCATAACCCATTTTTAGAACCATATATTATAATGATTAACCGTGCCGCATAGCAGCTACCCATTGAAAAGCAATAATGATAATTTTGATGACGGTTCAGTATGAGCGCTTGAAAACAAGATCTTCCCGTCTTTCCGCATTCCCGGCTTATGGTCAGCTACAATGATTCATTTCAACTGCAACACCTGCAACGCGGCATTATTCTTTGCCAGCAGCACTGCCTGCTTATTGTTGATTGTAATGGGCCGGATCTTTTTAACCACGCCATTTATAAGCAATGGGTTAAGCGATGCATAAGCAAACCGGCCGCCGCCCTTATTAACCAGCAAGGTACCGTAATCCGCATCCTGCCGGCCGATCTGCACATTATTAAAATAATTATTGCCGCCTAAAAGAATGTCCGGGAGGCCATCCTTATTTACATCAATATCCATTGCAGTATTACAGATACTCAATTGCGCCTGAAAAGGCAGGTTCATGGGCCGGTACGTTCCGGCATTATTGAGCAATAAGCTCGTAGAAAAATCATTCGCCTGGTATTTCTTGGCTTCATTCATGGCATCCGCGCCTAACAGATCCGTAATGGACGCATTAGCAAAATCCTGTGCGTATAAAAATTTTTTCTTAAGAGCGGGCATCTGCTTGTCCAGGTCTATTTTAAATGAAAAGGGAATTTCTTTACCCCCCACATCATAGGTCATAATACCCATTGGCCCGGGGCTATTATTAAAAGAATTAAAATAGAGCCCAACCCCTTCGTTTTCTTTTGATTGCAGCGGTGTGTTCTGCCCAATGTTACCTACAAAAAGGTCGGGCTTTTGGTCTCCATTGAAATCAGCAACCAGCAAACAACTCCACCAGCCTTTATTATTGATTATGGGTTTGCGGGTGCAGGTATTTCCGCTAAACGCAAAGGCATCCACTCCGCCCCATTCGGAACAAAGGACCAGTTCTTTTTTCCCGTCATTATCCAGATCGGTCCATTTTGCATCGCTTATAAACCCGGCATATTGCAATGCTTTCGGGTAAGCAGCAGTGGCATCCGTAAATGCCCCATGCCCGTTATTCAAAAGCAAATAAGAAGCCGGTAACATTCCGAAATTGCCGGGCACATTACTGCTGCCAATAAACAGGTCGGTATAGCCATCGCTGTTAAAGTCGCCTGCACATACCACACTTTGCGTGGTGTTAATACCGGGAAAGGCGTTCCCTTGTTTTATAAATGTTCCTTTACCGTCATTCAAATAGAGCAGGGGTTGCAGCCGCGGATCCTTACCAAAATATTCATCGCCGCCGGTAGCAATAACAAGATCTAAATAATGATCGTTATTCACATCAACAAAAACAGCGTCATTATCTTCAATCAAACTATCTGCGGCCAAAGCCGGCTGCAGTGTTTTCGTAAAGTTCCCATTCGCCTGTTGTATAAAAACAGCATTATGCCCGCCTTTTGCTGCGCCAATAAAAACATCATCCAGCCCATCGTTGTTGATATCGCCCACACAGAGGGCAGGTCCTTTAGCCGATTGCATCCGGGGCATCAGCGGGTCCAGGTTAAATTCGTCATAGTCGTTTTCTATATGTTTGTAGAGTAACCCCGTTCGCGCCGTAATATCATCGAAATAAGAAGGGTGTTTTTTAAATTCCTGGATTACCCCATAGTCAAATTTAGGTAGCCCCGGGGAGTAAGAAACCACGAGCTTCTTTTTATTTAAAAGATCGATCCGCTGATAGCTGTTATCCGGCCACACGACCACGGCAGAATCAATGGCTGTATTATTCAAACCTACAAGAACGGGCACCTGCATGCTGGACTGAAAACCATGTACCGGGTAATTTTCATAACTCCTGATGCTATCCTTTACAAACAGGATAAGCTTCGCTCCCAGTGCATTTATATTTTGAGCAGGACCATATAAAGACACCGTTGCATACCGGTTCTGCGCGGTATCGTTAATCTGATTTTCATAGAGCACGGCGGGACCGTTAATATTATTTACGACAATGTCCAGGTCGCCATCGTTATCTAAATCTGCATAGATAGCGCCGTTTGAAAAACCAGGCGGGTTATCATCAATACTATCTGTAACATCTTTAAAAGATACCGCACCGGTATTCAGATAAAATTTATTGGGAATTTTTATCTCGGGAAACCGGGACACGAGCTCCGTATCTTTTTCAATGCCGGCTCCGGATTGCAATTTTCCCTGTATGGCAGTATTCGAAATATAGTCGATATAATCAATATCATTCATACGCTTGGGGATGCCATTCGAAATGAACAGGTCCTTTAACCCATCGTTATTAAAATCGGCAAACAGCGGCGCCCAGCTCCAATCGGTTGCGTAGATCCCCGCATAAAACCCGACCTCGCTGAAATGCCCGTTGCCGCGATTGAACTGCAGGTTATTCCGTGCATACTGCGGGCTGTAGCCCAGGCTTAGTTTATAATTAAAAACATTATAATTCTCTTCTGTAACCGATCGCTTCAAGGTCACGGGATTATAGGGCATCATATCCAGCGAAATAATTTCAGGCAGCGCATCATTGCTGATGTCTGCCACGTCCACTCCCATTGTGTACTTACTGGTATGTTGCAACTGGCTGTCCGTTGCATCCTTAAAGGTGCCGTCCTTTTGATTGATATACAGGTAGTCATTTTCATGAAAATCATTTCCCACGTAAATATCCGGATACCCATCCATATTGATATCTGATACACAAACACCCAATCCATAACTAATGGGGTTGCTATAGATCTTTGTTTGAGGGGTGGCATCGGTAAAGGTCCCGTTCCCGTTGTTGCGGTAAATGCGGTCACCCGCCTGCAGGTCCGGCTTATTCATAAAAGCGCTGCGGGCAGCATAATGTCCTTCATTGCTGATGGCGTGATTTAATAAAAACAGATCCAGGTCGCCGTCGCCATCATAATCGAAAAAGACCGCCTGAGTGCAATAACCGGAAAAATCGATACCATATTGCTGCGCCTCATCTTCATAAAAAGGAACACCCTTCTTAATCCCTTTGCAAACCAGCAACTGATTTTTAATACTGTTGGGGGCGCCCTTATTTACCTTACAGATGTAGAGGTCCATCAGTCCATCGTTATTAATATCTATCACGGATACCCCCGTGCTCCAGCCAGAGTCTGACCTTATATTCGCCTCTTGGGTAACGTCTTCAAATTGCAGGTGCCCTTTATTCAGGTACAGGGCGTTGCCTCCCTGGTTGGCGGTAAAAAAGAGATCGATCAACCCATCATTATTAAAATCGGCCGCGCCAATGCCCCCGCCGTTATAATAGTACATATAATCAAACAGGTTAAACTGCGCGGTTGGGTGCAGATTATTGGAGAACTGAATGCCGCTTTTATCTGCGGAAACGACTTTAAAGAGAGAGTGCTTTTTTTGATTGGAGCATCCTAAGAACACCGTAACCAATAACAATAAGGCGCCCGTCAGTGCATTTTTAAAAAACCGTTTTTTATCTTTTATAAAAATAGATCCTGTCATTGAGAATGTCTTATTATCCGGATGCAATTCAAATTTTCGCCTGAAGCGGTGATCGTTTTCGCACGTCACTTCGAGGGCAACGAGAAGTCTCCCCCGTTTTGATGAGATGTCTCTCCCAACGGTTGTCGGGGTCGACATGACGATAGCAAAAATTTGAATTGCCCCTATTATCCTATTTCGTTTGTTTTCTAAAGATCGCTAACGGAGCATTGTTTCTTGCCACTAAAATAAGTTGTCCTTTTGCGGTATTGATCACCTTAACGTCTCTTACTTCCCCTTTCACAAACAAACCGCTTTCATTATTGGAAAGATATTGAAAGCCCGACCGGCCATCACCAATAAAACTCAGTCCATAGCTGGCATCCAGCCGCCCCACTTCCGGTTTGAACCCATAAAAATTGCCGCCCATGAAAATGTCGGGGGTCTTATCATTATTAAGGTCCGTAATTACGATCCCAAAAACGGGCGCTATCTGTCCCATAACCGGCAACGGCATTTGCCGGAAGGTATTATTGCCCTCGTTGATGAAGACCGTCGTTTGGGTTTGATTTGCATGCAACTGAAGCGCACCGTTCATTTCCTCCGTTGTAAACACTTCGTCAATGGATTTGCCCGCGTAATCTTTATAATACAGAAAGCGCTTCTTTAAGAGCGGCAGCTCCGTAACCAGGTCCGACTTCAGATAAAACGGGTAAGCTT
Proteins encoded in this region:
- a CDS encoding FecR family protein, translating into MNKNYNTYTAGAFLEDPFFIEWIRDNSEHASAFWREWIHTAPPNLDQMREAEEQLRAIFSAEKIAVQETAAAEVWEKIERHINKEGQALKVARGRFSISRTLKTGLSAAAVLITVALAGYFLVLHFSSGDKIVKEQPVVSRAQHTIRPGGNRASLTLANGEVVVLDTAQNGMLGMQGTTRIIKLNNGALAYDMGNEKQGTPLYNTITTPRGGQYQITLADGTKVWLNALSSIRFPTAFSGRERKVEITGEAYFEVTHNASMPFKVIANGIETVDLGTRFNINSYKDDAADRITLLDGAVQVIKGSASRVLKPGQQAQVASNISIVDNVDLDEVMGWKNGRFVFNKDTDIQTIMQQIARWYDVQVEYRGAIRQHFWGSISKEADLAQVLKILEATGGVRFQINGNKIIIMPAKT
- a CDS encoding RNA polymerase sigma factor, which produces MPAEDIKDDYHLWQSLKEGKQEALANIYFNHFKSLYEYGVRITANEELVKDTIQDLFIKIWTNRSNFENITKIKPYLLVSLRSALYNKIQQSSKRPVRSLEMKDEFEMVFSAESKYIARESHLLQTQKLLAALNQLTPKQKELIYLRYFEELDYEEIARIMNSSLKAVYKLKARGLDTLKQLLHVSDILLLGLLTACCREIFA
- a CDS encoding phytanoyl-CoA dioxygenase family protein; amino-acid sequence: MAVPATILKELEVPYKVTKENVEAYNKNRFIKLKHVLSAGAIAVFNEIIAAQVDKMNTVTTALAQRDTYGKAFLQLFNLWRENADIRSLIFSRRLGKIAADLMQVEGVRMYHDQALFKEGGGGITPWHADQYYWPLETDKTITAWIPLQETPLEMGPLEFSAGSHQIIEGRDLSIGDESETFMEQRLKVTDFEHIIEPFDAGEVSFHSGWVFHRAGANTTPGTRRAMTIIYMDRDMKLIAPKNKNQQLDWDTWCPGAAIGAVINTPMNPVLYDRNQL
- a CDS encoding transporter family protein, translating into MKYSLLMFLISLVVYQESAAQGCVAVRSNGNTCTLLQPEEAKGWQLNFNNRYFRSYKHFVGTEEQKQREENGTEVINHSYTLDMTLTRNFNASWSLAVTIPVNSNTRSSLYEHYGNSSTSPDARRSTKSFGLGDIRIVGYKWLLNPHQSHKGNIQAGLGIKLPTGNYNVQDYFHKQTVAGADSAVMGPVDQSIQLGDGGTGIITELNGFYNFNHKIGLYATAYYLLSPVEQNGVSTSRGSAVSANALRYYTNTMSVPDQYLARVGASFMSGGFNASAGLRIEGLPANDLIGGSKGFRRPGYILSAEPVIAYTVRKTSIYLSAPVALQRNRIQSYADKLISEDTGKKVNGDAAFADYFLNMGVTIKL
- a CDS encoding vanadium-dependent haloperoxidase; this encodes MKNLFIAAIAATVVFISCTQTNNGYKKYTADPLVFSQAVHELNTVVMGNNFAPITASRNYMYASVAAYEVIAAGYPDQYYSLAGQVKGLHTLPKPDTTNGKIDFNFASLLAFCKVGEAVTFPAGSMKEYVDSLKKKIVDMGMTKADMQATRLFADTITAAIMAWSKKDNYAETRSAPKYTITNEEGRWIPTPPAYTSALEPHWDEIRPLVLDSATQFIPPPQYTFNVKDKNSPYYKEVMAIKNAGDSLTDEQKHIANFWDDNPFKLNVSGHVMFGTKKFSPAGHWMSIAGIAAQKAKADYAKTVYAYTIMAIAQFDAFIQCWEAKFRYNTVRPETVINKYINPDWRPLLQTPPFPEYTCGHSTVSAANAEALTKVFGDNFAYTDSSELEFGIANRSYPSFRAAAIENNWARFYGGIHYHHSCIISTEYGKKVGDLIVQRLKFIKTKTN
- a CDS encoding VCBS repeat-containing protein, whose protein sequence is MTGSIFIKDKKRFFKNALTGALLLLVTVFLGCSNQKKHSLFKVVSADKSGIQFSNNLHPTAQFNLFDYMYYYNGGGIGAADFNNDGLIDLFFTANQGGNALYLNKGHLQFEDVTQEANIRSDSGWSTGVSVIDINNDGLMDLYICKVNKGAPNSIKNQLLVCKGIKKGVPFYEDEAQQYGIDFSGYCTQAVFFDYDGDGDLDLFLLNHAISNEGHYAARSAFMNKPDLQAGDRIYRNNGNGTFTDATPQTKIYSNPISYGLGVCVSDINMDGYPDIYVGNDFHENDYLYINQKDGTFKDATDSQLQHTSKYTMGVDVADISNDALPEIISLDMMPYNPVTLKRSVTEENYNVFNYKLSLGYSPQYARNNLQFNRGNGHFSEVGFYAGIYATDWSWAPLFADFNNDGLKDLFISNGIPKRMNDIDYIDYISNTAIQGKLQSGAGIEKDTELVSRFPEIKIPNKFYLNTGAVSFKDVTDSIDDNPPGFSNGAIYADLDNDGDLDIVVNNINGPAVLYENQINDTAQNRYATVSLYGPAQNINALGAKLILFVKDSIRSYENYPVHGFQSSMQVPVLVGLNNTAIDSAVVVWPDNSYQRIDLLNKKKLVVSYSPGLPKFDYGVIQEFKKHPSYFDDITARTGLLYKHIENDYDEFNLDPLMPRMQSAKGPALCVGDINNDGLDDVFIGAAKGGHNAVFIQQANGNFTKTLQPALAADSLIEDNDAVFVDVNNDHYLDLVIATGGDEYFGKDPRLQPLLYLNDGKGTFIKQGNAFPGINTTQSVVCAGDFNSDGYTDLFIGSSNVPGNFGMLPASYLLLNNGHGAFTDATAAYPKALQYAGFISDAKWTDLDNDGKKELVLCSEWGGVDAFAFSGNTCTRKPIINNKGWWSCLLVADFNGDQKPDLFVGNIGQNTPLQSKENEGVGLYFNSFNNSPGPMGIMTYDVGGKEIPFSFKIDLDKQMPALKKKFLYAQDFANASITDLLGADAMNEAKKYQANDFSTSLLLNNAGTYRPMNLPFQAQLSICNTAMDIDVNKDGLPDILLGGNNYFNNVQIGRQDADYGTLLVNKGGGRFAYASLNPLLINGVVKKIRPITINNKQAVLLAKNNAALQVLQLK